One genomic segment of Bombus vancouverensis nearcticus chromosome 11, iyBomVanc1_principal, whole genome shotgun sequence includes these proteins:
- the LOC117153211 gene encoding uncharacterized protein LOC117153211 isoform X2, with protein sequence MITNEIRVLVVLLLSVIPWPGPSVFKISCPRDRASVVRRIVQKRWMPILKRHQVELPLECPFHESRDIFRPQQKAKHQHRPSQWTCGLCGKSFYAEKHLDAHFDNRHKSNVNTAEDAVCLADYCDIMRCDVLGNRDFENSLVDDETGHHSTDIQVWKENTEQRHTSVMPCESRGSFSGTYPVEKACTIPGGGAVTNIQQYCHREDSGALENHRLPGTAYHVEIAGPDNRSNACDNGEEDEDEEDEDDEENLVEAALPAVDKKRRKGLHLRKLKANCKPEELQKLKLQCEVLIRDCIAGLLTNLSVRDFQEMEGELNRAICWYLSCDRYWEDTKKQQRHTPWYLLSIFLLVLSLSIYACYYIIWVLFNSAEEDRLDGTGSLDGDLTATSSLHDQSGPGDSRTSGRRKGEPGDDNLPSNEEMPDHYIYVTYPPELKQRLLDSCYNRTTRL encoded by the exons ATGATAACTAATGAGATCAGA GTCTTGGTAGTGTTACTCTTATCCGTAATCCCCTGGCCAGGACCCAGCGTGTTTAAAATATCATGCCCCCGCGATCGGGCGTCCGTGGTGAGGAGGATAGTTCAGAAG AGATGGATGCCAATTCTGAAGAGACATCAAGTAGAGCTGCCTCTGGAGTGCCCGTTCCACGAAAGTCGAGATATTTTTCGACCACAGCAAAAGGCGAAACACCAACACAGACCGTCACAATGGACCTGCGGTCTGTGTGGCAAATCCTTCTACGCAGAGAAACACTTGGATGCCCACTTCGATAACAGACACAAAAGCAATGTTAACACG GCGGAAGACGCGGTGTGCCTCGCGGATTACTGCGACATCATGAGATGCGACGTGCTTGGAAACCGTGATTTCGAAAATTCCCTGGTGGACGACGAGACTGGCCACCACAGCACGGATATACAAGTCTGGAAAGAGAACACGGAGCAACGTCACACATCTGTGATGCCTTGTGAGTCGCGAGGCAGTTTCTCGGGGACGTATCCGGTGGAGAAAGCCTGCACTATTCCCGGTGGCGGAGCTGTCACCAACATTCAGCAATACTGTCATCGAGAGGACAGCGGGGCTTTAGAGAATCATCGTTTGCCAGGAACTGCATACCACGTCGAAATCGCTGGTCCGGATAACAGGAGTAACGCCTGCGACAACGGCGAAGAggacgaagacgaagaagacgaGGACGATGAAGAGAATCTCGTGGAAGCGGCGTTGCCAGCCGTCGACAAGAAAAGACGTAAGGGGTTGCACCTGAGGAAGTTGAAGGCCAACTGCAAGCCGGAGGAGCTGCAGAAGCTGAAGTTGCAATGCGAA GTACTGATCCGCGATTGCATCGCTGGACTCTTGACGAATCTTTCGGTACGAGATTTCCAGGAAATGGAAG GAGAGTTGAATCGCGCGATATGCTGGTACCTTAGCTGCGACAGGTATTGGGAAGACACGAAAAAGCAACAGAGGCACACACCTTGGTACCTGTTAAGCATTTTTCTGCTCGTTCTGTCTTTGTCCATTTACGCGTGCTACTACATTATTTGGGTGCTGTTCAA TTCAGCAGAAGAAGACAGGTTGGATGGAACGGGAAGCTTAGATGGAGATCTAACGGCTACGTCCTCGTTACACGATCAGAGTGGTCCTGGCGACAGTAGAACCAGTGGCAGAAGAAAAGGTGAGCCAGGGGACGATAACCTGCCTTCGAACGAAGAAATGCCCGATCATTATATATACGTAACCTATCCACCCGAGCTAAAGCAGCGATTACTGGACAG CTGCTACAATAGAACCACTCGACTATAA
- the LOC117153211 gene encoding uncharacterized protein LOC117153211 isoform X1 has product MKTQPFHFEVLVVLLLSVIPWPGPSVFKISCPRDRASVVRRIVQKRWMPILKRHQVELPLECPFHESRDIFRPQQKAKHQHRPSQWTCGLCGKSFYAEKHLDAHFDNRHKSNVNTAEDAVCLADYCDIMRCDVLGNRDFENSLVDDETGHHSTDIQVWKENTEQRHTSVMPCESRGSFSGTYPVEKACTIPGGGAVTNIQQYCHREDSGALENHRLPGTAYHVEIAGPDNRSNACDNGEEDEDEEDEDDEENLVEAALPAVDKKRRKGLHLRKLKANCKPEELQKLKLQCEVLIRDCIAGLLTNLSVRDFQEMEGELNRAICWYLSCDRYWEDTKKQQRHTPWYLLSIFLLVLSLSIYACYYIIWVLFNSAEEDRLDGTGSLDGDLTATSSLHDQSGPGDSRTSGRRKGEPGDDNLPSNEEMPDHYIYVTYPPELKQRLLDSCYNRTTRL; this is encoded by the exons ATGAAGACCCAACCTTTTCATTTCGAG GTCTTGGTAGTGTTACTCTTATCCGTAATCCCCTGGCCAGGACCCAGCGTGTTTAAAATATCATGCCCCCGCGATCGGGCGTCCGTGGTGAGGAGGATAGTTCAGAAG AGATGGATGCCAATTCTGAAGAGACATCAAGTAGAGCTGCCTCTGGAGTGCCCGTTCCACGAAAGTCGAGATATTTTTCGACCACAGCAAAAGGCGAAACACCAACACAGACCGTCACAATGGACCTGCGGTCTGTGTGGCAAATCCTTCTACGCAGAGAAACACTTGGATGCCCACTTCGATAACAGACACAAAAGCAATGTTAACACG GCGGAAGACGCGGTGTGCCTCGCGGATTACTGCGACATCATGAGATGCGACGTGCTTGGAAACCGTGATTTCGAAAATTCCCTGGTGGACGACGAGACTGGCCACCACAGCACGGATATACAAGTCTGGAAAGAGAACACGGAGCAACGTCACACATCTGTGATGCCTTGTGAGTCGCGAGGCAGTTTCTCGGGGACGTATCCGGTGGAGAAAGCCTGCACTATTCCCGGTGGCGGAGCTGTCACCAACATTCAGCAATACTGTCATCGAGAGGACAGCGGGGCTTTAGAGAATCATCGTTTGCCAGGAACTGCATACCACGTCGAAATCGCTGGTCCGGATAACAGGAGTAACGCCTGCGACAACGGCGAAGAggacgaagacgaagaagacgaGGACGATGAAGAGAATCTCGTGGAAGCGGCGTTGCCAGCCGTCGACAAGAAAAGACGTAAGGGGTTGCACCTGAGGAAGTTGAAGGCCAACTGCAAGCCGGAGGAGCTGCAGAAGCTGAAGTTGCAATGCGAA GTACTGATCCGCGATTGCATCGCTGGACTCTTGACGAATCTTTCGGTACGAGATTTCCAGGAAATGGAAG GAGAGTTGAATCGCGCGATATGCTGGTACCTTAGCTGCGACAGGTATTGGGAAGACACGAAAAAGCAACAGAGGCACACACCTTGGTACCTGTTAAGCATTTTTCTGCTCGTTCTGTCTTTGTCCATTTACGCGTGCTACTACATTATTTGGGTGCTGTTCAA TTCAGCAGAAGAAGACAGGTTGGATGGAACGGGAAGCTTAGATGGAGATCTAACGGCTACGTCCTCGTTACACGATCAGAGTGGTCCTGGCGACAGTAGAACCAGTGGCAGAAGAAAAGGTGAGCCAGGGGACGATAACCTGCCTTCGAACGAAGAAATGCCCGATCATTATATATACGTAACCTATCCACCCGAGCTAAAGCAGCGATTACTGGACAG CTGCTACAATAGAACCACTCGACTATAA
- the CarT gene encoding carcinine transporter isoform X1 yields the protein MEDLDENQTSESANTKTTGNANDEDGFDLDDLLPIVGEFGRYQKQLLWLVCLPACLPCGFCAFNQLFMSDTPPHWCKVPGLETLDVSRRKRLAIPISQEDNETYSQCTRYDIDWTAENISVVTAASYVPNASWPIVPCDHGWEYETSEVKSSIVIDFDLVCDHAIYPTIGLVALNTGGPIGVYLFGTLNDRIGRRLSFFTCLATLITGGFLTSMSNSFWTWAATRVVVGLTIPAIYQIPFIISLELVGPNYRSFVTVMTCSFYTMGLCMLAGVTYLIRDWRTLAITTSAPFLLYFLYWWLLPESPRWLLAKSRLVEANEVLERLAKVNGKELPASFSQKLRQRMMMSRSKSEEERLRKGPGVLSLFKTPNMRLKTCLITLNWFANNMVYVGLSYYGPALGNEEHLSFFFSSLAEIPSYMACWVVMDRWGRRWPLCLSMVLAGVSCIATVLLSSDAVVTTLILFLLSKSAISASFLIIYPFAGELYPTQLRGVAIGFSAYISGLGLIIIPFVTYLGKENLVLPLVILGVVSVIGGLSGLRLPETLHHRLPQTVEEGELFGKDWTCADCFRCVPTKPSSAAASYEDLSLRETVEMHEVPEASIPQRLLEDQQRPSSASVRRLVRQSSVMDTQRDSDGSIKMTYWF from the exons ATGGAAGACTTGGATGAAAATCAAACGTCCGAATCAGCGAACACCAAGACGACTGGAAACGCGAACGATGAA GATGGCTTTGATCTCGACGATCTTCTACCGATCGTTGGCGAATTCGGTCGTTATCAGAAGCAACTTCTCTGGCTCGTGTGTCTTCCGGCGTGTCTTCCGTGTGGCTTTTGCGCCTTCAATCAACTCTTCATGTCCGACACGCCACCCCACTGGTGCAAAGTACCGGGGTTGGAGACTCTGGATGTCTCCCGGAGAAAGAGACTCGCGATTCCAATTAGTCAG GAGGACAATGAAACGTACAGTCAATGCACACGATACGATATCGATTGGACAGCGGAAAATATTTCTGTCGTGACAGCGGCTTCGTACGTGCCAAATGCATCGTGGCCCATTGTTCCATGCGATCATGGTTGGGAGTATGAAACTTCAGAAGTGAAATCTTCCATCGTTATCGAT TTCGATCTCGTGTGCGATCATGCGATTTATCCGACAATTGGATTGGTCGCTCTAAACACGGGAGGACCAATTGGAGTGTACCTTTTCGGCACGCTAAACGATAG AATTGGTAGAAGATTGTCTTTCTTCACGTGTCTGGCGACTTTAATAACCGGTGGATTTTTAACGTCGATGTCGAACAGCTTTTGGACCTGGGCTGCCACCAGGGTGGTCGTTGGTTTAACCATTCCTGCTATTTATCAGATACCTTTTATCATAT CTTTGGAACTGGTTGGACCAAATTATCGATCATTCGTGACAGTGATGACGTGCAGCTTCTATACAATGGGATTGTGTATGTTGGCTGGTGTGACCTATTTGATAAGAGATTGGAGAACGCTTGCCATAACCACGAGCGCaccttttcttttgtatttcttatACTGGTG GTTGCTGCCAGAATCACCGAGATGGTTATTGGCGAAAAGTCGATTAGTTGAAGCTAACGAAGTCTTAGAACGATTAGCCAAAGTAAATGGGAAAGAGTTACCTGCTTCTTTCTCGCAAAAACTACGTCAGCGAATGATGATGTCACGGTCCAAAAGTGAAGAGGAGAGATTACGTAAAGGGCCTGGTGTATTGTCTCTCTTCAAAACACCAAATATGCGATTGAAGACGTGTCTTATCACTCTAAATTG GTTTGCCAATAATATGGTATACGTCGGATTATCGTATTACGGGCCAGCGTTGGGTAACGAGGAACACTTGAGCTTTTTCTTCTCGTCTCTGGCTGAGATTCCAAGCTACATGGCCTGCTGGGTGGTAATGGATCGATGGGGTCGTCGATGGCCTCTTTGCTTGTCCATGGTACTCGCTGGTGTATCGTGCATTGCCACGGTTCTTTTGTCATCTG ATGCTGTTGTGACGACGCTAATACTATTCCTCTTATCAAAATCCGCAATATCAGcctcttttttaattatatatccgTTCGCCGGTGAACTTTACCCTACACAACTACGCGGCGTAGCGATCGGTTTCTCCGCCTACATCAGTGGTCTCGGCCTTATAATCATTCCTTTTGTTACTTATCTT GGCAAGGAGAACTTAGTACTACCCCTCGTGATTCTTGGCGTCGTATCTGTAATCGGCGGACTGTCTGGCTTGCGTTTGCCGGAGACGCTGCATCATCGATTACCACAGACTGTGGAGGAAGGGGAACTGTTTGGGAAGGATTGGACTTGTGCCGACTGTTTTCGTTGCGTCCCGACCAA ACCTTCATCGGCTGCTGCTTCTTACGAAGATTTATCGCTCAGAGAGACAGTGGAGATGCACGAAGTACCTGAGGCATCGATTCCTCAGAGACTGTTAGAGGATCAACAAAGGCCCAGCAGTGCGAGCGTACGTCGGCTGGTTCGACAATCCAGCGTGATGGACACGCAACGGGACTCCGATGGATCCATTAAGATGACTTACTGGTTTTAG
- the CarT gene encoding carcinine transporter isoform X2, whose product MEDLDENQTSESANTKTTGNANDEEDNETYSQCTRYDIDWTAENISVVTAASYVPNASWPIVPCDHGWEYETSEVKSSIVIDFDLVCDHAIYPTIGLVALNTGGPIGVYLFGTLNDRIGRRLSFFTCLATLITGGFLTSMSNSFWTWAATRVVVGLTIPAIYQIPFIISLELVGPNYRSFVTVMTCSFYTMGLCMLAGVTYLIRDWRTLAITTSAPFLLYFLYWWLLPESPRWLLAKSRLVEANEVLERLAKVNGKELPASFSQKLRQRMMMSRSKSEEERLRKGPGVLSLFKTPNMRLKTCLITLNWFANNMVYVGLSYYGPALGNEEHLSFFFSSLAEIPSYMACWVVMDRWGRRWPLCLSMVLAGVSCIATVLLSSDAVVTTLILFLLSKSAISASFLIIYPFAGELYPTQLRGVAIGFSAYISGLGLIIIPFVTYLGKENLVLPLVILGVVSVIGGLSGLRLPETLHHRLPQTVEEGELFGKDWTCADCFRCVPTKPSSAAASYEDLSLRETVEMHEVPEASIPQRLLEDQQRPSSASVRRLVRQSSVMDTQRDSDGSIKMTYWF is encoded by the exons ATGGAAGACTTGGATGAAAATCAAACGTCCGAATCAGCGAACACCAAGACGACTGGAAACGCGAACGATGAA GAGGACAATGAAACGTACAGTCAATGCACACGATACGATATCGATTGGACAGCGGAAAATATTTCTGTCGTGACAGCGGCTTCGTACGTGCCAAATGCATCGTGGCCCATTGTTCCATGCGATCATGGTTGGGAGTATGAAACTTCAGAAGTGAAATCTTCCATCGTTATCGAT TTCGATCTCGTGTGCGATCATGCGATTTATCCGACAATTGGATTGGTCGCTCTAAACACGGGAGGACCAATTGGAGTGTACCTTTTCGGCACGCTAAACGATAG AATTGGTAGAAGATTGTCTTTCTTCACGTGTCTGGCGACTTTAATAACCGGTGGATTTTTAACGTCGATGTCGAACAGCTTTTGGACCTGGGCTGCCACCAGGGTGGTCGTTGGTTTAACCATTCCTGCTATTTATCAGATACCTTTTATCATAT CTTTGGAACTGGTTGGACCAAATTATCGATCATTCGTGACAGTGATGACGTGCAGCTTCTATACAATGGGATTGTGTATGTTGGCTGGTGTGACCTATTTGATAAGAGATTGGAGAACGCTTGCCATAACCACGAGCGCaccttttcttttgtatttcttatACTGGTG GTTGCTGCCAGAATCACCGAGATGGTTATTGGCGAAAAGTCGATTAGTTGAAGCTAACGAAGTCTTAGAACGATTAGCCAAAGTAAATGGGAAAGAGTTACCTGCTTCTTTCTCGCAAAAACTACGTCAGCGAATGATGATGTCACGGTCCAAAAGTGAAGAGGAGAGATTACGTAAAGGGCCTGGTGTATTGTCTCTCTTCAAAACACCAAATATGCGATTGAAGACGTGTCTTATCACTCTAAATTG GTTTGCCAATAATATGGTATACGTCGGATTATCGTATTACGGGCCAGCGTTGGGTAACGAGGAACACTTGAGCTTTTTCTTCTCGTCTCTGGCTGAGATTCCAAGCTACATGGCCTGCTGGGTGGTAATGGATCGATGGGGTCGTCGATGGCCTCTTTGCTTGTCCATGGTACTCGCTGGTGTATCGTGCATTGCCACGGTTCTTTTGTCATCTG ATGCTGTTGTGACGACGCTAATACTATTCCTCTTATCAAAATCCGCAATATCAGcctcttttttaattatatatccgTTCGCCGGTGAACTTTACCCTACACAACTACGCGGCGTAGCGATCGGTTTCTCCGCCTACATCAGTGGTCTCGGCCTTATAATCATTCCTTTTGTTACTTATCTT GGCAAGGAGAACTTAGTACTACCCCTCGTGATTCTTGGCGTCGTATCTGTAATCGGCGGACTGTCTGGCTTGCGTTTGCCGGAGACGCTGCATCATCGATTACCACAGACTGTGGAGGAAGGGGAACTGTTTGGGAAGGATTGGACTTGTGCCGACTGTTTTCGTTGCGTCCCGACCAA ACCTTCATCGGCTGCTGCTTCTTACGAAGATTTATCGCTCAGAGAGACAGTGGAGATGCACGAAGTACCTGAGGCATCGATTCCTCAGAGACTGTTAGAGGATCAACAAAGGCCCAGCAGTGCGAGCGTACGTCGGCTGGTTCGACAATCCAGCGTGATGGACACGCAACGGGACTCCGATGGATCCATTAAGATGACTTACTGGTTTTAG